The following coding sequences lie in one Leucobacter allii genomic window:
- a CDS encoding ABC transporter substrate-binding protein: MTASRSPRRAALAVAALVAALALSACGGSAAPSTPSTDPVSGGTLTFGRVASANDLDLHQQITANNAFAIDKVFEPLVAFDEQGEIGPWLADYEVSDDGLEYVFTLRDGLQFSDGSDVVPEDVVFSLNRHLELGGPLPLEAPIASIEASGDREVTIALSGPYTPFLSELASFSNGILPADFGGASEEEFFERPIGTGPFAVSEWDPNGDLVFVKNTHYWQEGKPYLDSLVYRFVADDTQLRQQLQAGQIDAIDTVPATNAAEIGATGGTVLSETPGWSTEQVFFNTQREEFADVHVRRAIAQALDRDGITEATTFGTAEVANALLPPTITYSADDSVEALEYDPEAARAELAESAYPDGFEVTLLIASGNAQRAQIAQIVQESLAKIGITVEIEQLDIAVFRERFFAYDFDFMLNSGQSDAPDPNGFITFQADPEGFSKSYWTHYTNERVTELMHEGRTTPAGAGREAIYGEIQQILADEVPYIPLFFPANLKATSEAVQGFAVLPNGSVRFQDVWLSEGA, encoded by the coding sequence GTGACCGCTTCACGCTCCCCGCGCCGCGCCGCGCTCGCCGTCGCCGCGCTCGTCGCGGCCCTCGCCCTCTCCGCCTGCGGCGGGAGCGCCGCGCCGAGCACGCCGAGTACCGACCCCGTCAGCGGCGGCACGCTCACCTTCGGCCGCGTCGCCTCCGCGAACGACCTCGATCTGCACCAGCAGATCACGGCGAACAACGCCTTCGCGATCGACAAGGTCTTCGAACCGCTCGTCGCATTCGACGAGCAGGGGGAGATCGGGCCCTGGCTCGCCGACTACGAGGTCAGCGACGACGGCCTCGAGTACGTCTTCACGCTGCGCGACGGCCTGCAGTTCTCGGACGGCTCCGACGTCGTCCCGGAGGACGTCGTCTTCTCGCTGAACCGCCACCTCGAGCTCGGCGGTCCGCTGCCGCTCGAAGCGCCCATCGCGTCGATCGAGGCGAGCGGGGACCGCGAGGTCACGATCGCGCTCAGCGGACCCTACACGCCCTTCCTCTCGGAGCTCGCGAGCTTCTCGAACGGCATCCTGCCCGCCGACTTCGGGGGCGCGAGCGAGGAGGAGTTCTTCGAGCGGCCCATCGGCACCGGCCCCTTCGCGGTCTCCGAATGGGATCCGAACGGGGACCTCGTGTTCGTGAAGAACACGCACTACTGGCAGGAGGGCAAGCCCTACCTCGATTCCCTCGTCTACCGCTTCGTCGCCGACGACACGCAGCTGCGGCAGCAGCTCCAGGCCGGCCAGATCGACGCGATCGACACGGTGCCGGCGACGAACGCCGCCGAGATCGGTGCGACCGGCGGCACCGTGCTCTCCGAGACGCCCGGGTGGTCCACCGAGCAGGTGTTCTTCAACACCCAGCGCGAGGAGTTCGCGGACGTGCACGTCCGCCGCGCGATCGCGCAGGCCCTCGACCGCGACGGCATCACGGAGGCGACCACCTTCGGCACCGCCGAGGTCGCGAACGCGCTGCTGCCCCCGACGATCACGTATTCGGCCGACGACTCGGTGGAGGCGCTCGAGTACGATCCGGAGGCCGCGCGGGCCGAGCTCGCCGAGTCCGCGTACCCCGACGGCTTCGAGGTCACGCTGCTCATCGCGAGCGGCAACGCCCAGCGCGCGCAGATCGCGCAGATCGTCCAGGAGTCGCTCGCGAAGATCGGCATCACGGTGGAGATCGAGCAGCTCGACATCGCGGTGTTCCGCGAGCGCTTCTTCGCGTACGACTTCGACTTCATGCTCAACAGCGGCCAGTCGGACGCGCCCGACCCGAACGGCTTCATCACCTTCCAGGCCGATCCCGAGGGCTTCAGCAAGTCGTACTGGACCCACTACACGAACGAGCGTGTCACCGAGCTCATGCACGAGGGGCGCACGACGCCCGCGGGCGCGGGGCGCGAGGCGATCTACGGGGAGATCCAGCAGATCCTCGCCGACGAGGTGCCCTACATCCCGCTCTTCTTCCCCGCGAATCTCAAGGCGACGAGCGAGGCGGTGCAGGGCTTCGCGGTGCTTCCGAACGGCAGCGTCCGCTTCCAGGACGTCTGGCTGTCCGAGGGCGCATAG
- a CDS encoding amidohydrolase family protein: MPAAESTMPTAARGVRILDDVGGFAPPGRVSWAGGRFALGEGSARADPEPELDGSGLWMIPGLVDAHLHAGWHAFDAAERARLGAERTRRATADGLARTLASGVTSIRDAGGLDAGLLAGIPSTRRPRTQRSERPLGPEEAEAAGGLGPAVEAVLATGAPWVKIIATRGVAAPPELALDPIFARSELADAVRRAAAAGARVMVHAWGGRAIDDAIAAGAASLEHGIFLTDAQAAAAAEAGLVLVPTLRIYRLVQRMIAAGALPAAFRARVDDAVAAHPRAVRRARDAGLPIALGTDYGTPEQHGTGRLEFDALVDAGLTPEEALIAATRTGARMLAGAGARSGAPRADELAGRIADGADADAVILRRDPREPGALSAPDAVAAVLLDGRLLDPAELADPAEPTPESAPERTFP, encoded by the coding sequence GTGCCCGCAGCCGAGTCGACGATGCCGACCGCCGCGCGCGGCGTCCGGATCCTCGACGACGTCGGAGGGTTCGCACCGCCCGGCCGGGTGAGCTGGGCCGGCGGCCGTTTCGCGCTCGGGGAGGGCAGCGCGCGAGCGGACCCCGAGCCCGAGCTCGACGGCTCCGGGCTCTGGATGATCCCCGGCCTCGTCGACGCCCATCTGCACGCCGGATGGCACGCCTTCGACGCCGCGGAGCGCGCGCGACTGGGCGCCGAGCGGACCCGTCGCGCGACCGCCGACGGCCTCGCCCGCACGCTCGCCTCCGGCGTCACGAGCATCCGCGACGCCGGCGGACTGGACGCCGGCCTGCTGGCCGGGATCCCGAGCACGCGCCGGCCGCGGACGCAGCGCTCCGAGCGGCCCCTCGGCCCCGAGGAGGCCGAGGCGGCCGGCGGCCTCGGGCCCGCCGTCGAGGCGGTGCTCGCCACCGGGGCGCCCTGGGTGAAGATCATCGCGACGCGCGGCGTCGCCGCCCCGCCCGAGCTCGCGCTCGATCCGATCTTCGCGCGCTCCGAGCTCGCCGACGCCGTGCGCCGCGCCGCCGCCGCGGGCGCCCGCGTCATGGTGCACGCGTGGGGCGGCCGGGCGATCGACGACGCCATCGCGGCGGGGGCGGCGAGCCTCGAGCACGGCATCTTCCTCACCGACGCGCAGGCGGCGGCGGCGGCCGAGGCCGGCCTCGTGCTGGTTCCGACACTGCGCATCTACCGGCTCGTGCAGCGCATGATCGCCGCCGGCGCGCTGCCGGCCGCGTTCCGCGCCCGCGTCGACGATGCCGTCGCCGCCCACCCCCGCGCCGTGCGCCGCGCGCGCGACGCGGGGCTCCCGATCGCGCTCGGCACCGATTACGGCACGCCGGAGCAGCACGGCACCGGGCGCCTCGAGTTCGACGCGCTCGTGGACGCCGGTCTCACCCCGGAGGAGGCGCTCATCGCCGCCACGCGCACGGGCGCGCGCATGCTCGCCGGCGCCGGCGCCCGGAGCGGCGCTCCGCGCGCGGACGAGCTCGCCGGCCGCATCGCGGACGGAGCCGACGCCGACGCCGTGATCCTGCGCCGCGACCCGAGAGAGCCGGGAGCGCTGAGCGCACCGGATGCGGTGGCGGCCGTGCTCCTGGACGGACGTCTCCTCGATCCCGCCGAGCTCGCCGATCCCGCCGAGCCCACCCCCGAATCCGCCCCCGAAAGGACGTTCCCGTGA
- a CDS encoding DUF2568 domain-containing protein, whose protein sequence is MTEASETARPILQLIRSLIHLLAVVSVTVWGFLAWPLPFPGILTGLGVLVLAVLLWALFLSPRPVLRVDRFAQALFELLLLAAAAAGLLFLGWFWVWPALLFAAGAVVGYLVSARAR, encoded by the coding sequence GTGACCGAAGCCTCCGAGACCGCGCGCCCGATCCTGCAGCTCATCCGCAGCCTCATCCACCTCCTCGCCGTCGTTTCGGTGACCGTGTGGGGCTTCCTGGCCTGGCCGCTGCCGTTCCCCGGGATCCTCACCGGCCTCGGCGTCCTCGTGCTCGCCGTACTGCTCTGGGCGCTCTTCCTCTCGCCCCGGCCCGTGCTGCGCGTCGACCGCTTCGCGCAGGCGCTGTTCGAGCTGCTCCTGCTCGCCGCCGCGGCCGCCGGCCTGCTCTTCCTCGGCTGGTTCTGGGTCTGGCCCGCGCTCCTCTTCGCCGCCGGGGCGGTCGTCGGCTACCTCGTCTCCGCCCGAGCCCGCTGA